The Fusarium poae strain DAOMC 252244 chromosome 2, whole genome shotgun sequence nucleotide sequence TCCGAAATCCTCGACGCAAATTAGACCTTGGCTTGCTTGTCGTCAATGACCAACAAGCCAGCATCGACACCTGCTCTAGCAAATCGATCTCCAAGCACTCCAACTGTGCGCTGGAAGTCTCTCTCCACGCCAAAGTCCTCCACAAGAAGGTTGTCAAACAGTGGGTGCGAACGGCCAACGATGATCAAATCGCCAACGCTGAAGCGAGACTTGCCAACGAGTTCACGGGAGTGAGCTACAGCAAGATCAGGCAGGTTTCGAACCGAATCAACAGGGATCTCGACAAATGTGACGCGACCCTCGAGTTTACCCGCAGCGTTGTTCTTCGCGGTGTTAAGAAGGTCCATGTCACTCGCAGATGGGAAGCCTACTGCGTTCTTTCCGAGGTCGTTACCCGTGGAAGGATCGCTGTCAGGTGACGCATTGAGTGTTTCATGATCATCTTCGCTGAAGTGTAGGTGGACAACGTGAATGGAGACGTGAGGGTTGTGAGCGAGCTGGAGAGCAAAGAGCAGGGCGGCGCGATCATCCTTGCCACCaatgaagggcacgaagatAATTTGGCGCTGATCAACAGGTCTTTGAACAACTGCGCCGTCATGAGCGCTGTGAATAGACAGGCCGGTGCGAGTGCGTGTAAGTGTAGGTTTCCTGGTTAGGGCATCGTGGGGAATCCGGTTAATGAAAATACCAGTGGTGCAACTTGACCTCTCAATAGCGTTCTGGACATAATCGATGTAAGTTCTACTAAAGAAACGATCGTTGATGTTGCCAGTCTCAGTCAGGGCGGCTGTAGAGCTTTCCTCGGCGATACCACCGTATGTGCTCCAAGGGATGATCATGAAGTCAGACCTGGCTTCTTCGGCATACTTAACGATAGTCTCGGCGTAAGCGTTGGTTGGGATGATGGATACTTGGCCAGCAACAGCGACACCATTGAGACGAGAGAAAGTCTGGAAAGCTGAGAAGACGGCATCGCGGGAGGCGAACTCGTCGAGTTCGGCAGATTGCATGACGGACGAAGTACGATCGGTCAGCTCCATAAGCCGAACACCACGAACCTCGAACGGGCGGCTGGGGATGACTTGAGTCTTTTCCTCAGCAGGAGTAGCATCTGTGTTGTCACCGTTGGTTGCGGGAGTGATAGCAGGAGGAGTTTGTTTTCGGGATCCACCAAGAAGCGAAACGAGGTTGAACAATCCAGGAAGAGCATCAAGGCGGAGGTGAAGAACGAGGCGGTTGGTCTGAGATTTATCAAGAGCCTCTTCCATCTTATGTTCAGAACTCTGAGCCTCGGTTTGGAGAGGGTTTCCATCCCAGTCGATCTCTCCTCGACGCCACTTCTCGACCTTGAGGCGGTACGAGAGAGGGTAGAGCCACCTGGTGAGTGGTGATGTTGTGACAGTGGTGACCTGGCATGGTTAGCGATGAATTGTGAAATAATGCGAGATACGTACAACTGCCATGACGACAAACATGGTGAAGGTTCGGGGCGAAAGAATGCCAGCCTGAAGACCGATGTTCTACACAGATATTAGTGGAGGTTGCGCGACTGGCAGCGTTAACTTACCAAGACAATCAGCTCGACAAGACCCTTACAACTCATAAGGGCACCAATGGTGAAACTCTCTCGCCACAGACATTTGGTTAATCTCGCGGCGAGGGTACCGGCAATGATCTTGCCAAAGAAAGCGCATGCGATAATGGCAACAACGTATCCCCAGGTAGTACCATCATCAAGCAGACCCAAGTTGGTGTTGAGGCCAGATAGCGCAAAGTAGAGAGGTAAAAGAATAGACCCTACAAGATCCTCAATCTTTTCAGTCAACTTGATGGCGAAACCACCATCGTGAGGGCATATAAGACCGATGAGGAAGGCGCCAAAAATAGCGTGAACACCAATAGCGGCTGCGCAAAGTGTTATGGTTAGTTGTCAATCGACTTGGGGTCAATTACTTACCAGTGAACCAAGATGAAGCCAAGACGAGAAGCAGAGTCAAGGTAGTGATGCCTTGAGATGGGCCGTTCTGGATACTGTCCGTTCGGCGCAATACCCAGAGAAAGACGGGGCGCACAGCGTAAACGAGGAAAAGGACCCATGCGACTGCAGTCAAAAACACATACAAAGCCGTGAGGCCATTGGCGTTGTTGACCAGAGCGACACTGAGAGCGAGCAGAACCCAGCCGACGACATCGTTTCCAATACCTGCAGCGAGGACTGTCACACCGACAGAAGTGctgagaagctgaagctcGGAGAGAATACGGCAAAGAACAGGAAAAGCAGTAATGGCGAGCGCAGTTCCAATGAAGAGCGCAAAGGTGCCAAACTCCAGGTCCTTCATAGTTCCCTCATCTCCGTATTCTTCATACAAACCCCAGGCAACAGCGACACCGAGACCAAAGGGAAGCACCATGCTGGCAAGACCAACACTGGCAGCGACACGCCAATTGGACTTGAACATTCGTGTGTCAACCTCGAGTCCAACAAggaacaagaaaagaagcagACCAATGGTAGCGACATTGGCAAGAACAGGCATTGACTCTGTAGGAAAAATGTTCTCCTTGAAGCCGGGAATGCGCATCATGACGGAAGGGCCGAGGACGATGCCACCGATGACTTCGGCAATGACGCGCGGTTGACCGAACTTGGAGAGAGGCCATTGAAGAAGACgacagaagatgatgataatgaatGCTTGGACGATGAAGAGGGTAATGGGGTCTTTGGGGTTGTACGTGATTGGGTTGAGGCCTTCGATAATTCCTCCTTGAGGATGGGCACTCGTGGCTGCCACAGCCGTCGTCGTCGGTGAAGACGACATTGCGAGACTGTGAACTCTGTGCGACTGTACAGTATTATAATCTAACAAGATTGTTGTTTCGTGTCTCGATCGTTTCGTGCGGAGGAGGCGCAGACGTGAGACGTCGTCGCAAGAGGAATACCTCTTAgggagggggaggaggaggaggaggagaggaaCAAAGGACAAGATAGTAAATACAAGAAACAAGGGCCAGGTCGAGGGAACAGCGACTGGCGCTGAAGCCTTTTTGTGTCTGTCGCCCGGAGGATGAATCAATTGGCAACCAAGAAACAAAATGATCAAAAAGTTGGGATTGAAGGGAGAAAAGAGGCGGGGGGGTCATCCGCTGAGGAGAATAGAGTAGTGGGGAGCTGTAGGTCAAGGACCAAGGGTCTAGGCTGTCCATCGTAATGGAGGGTGCGATCCATGCATTAGACTTGTCACTTTCCTTTGGTGTTGTCTTTATCCAATGTGAGTCAAGGGTCTTTTTTTTCCGTCTGCTGTGTTACCCGGACCAGGATTGACAGACAAGATAATGCAGTAGCAATTGTAACCGAGTACATGTATTTCCCAAGCTGTCAATCTTTTGTAGTACTAACCCAGCAAAGGTTGAGTCCATGTTCCGTTTCGATTtacaggtaggtaggtacctatcaCAGTATCGACTGCACTGACTGTACGACCATCTCCCCTAGCGCGAGCCAATTCAGTGGAGAAACCCCAAGGCTTGGCAATCTCAAGTCTGCCCGATCAGAAGAGGAGACTTGTGATTATACTGAAGCGGGCATAAATATATATTGTTGGACTCTAGGTAGGTGATACCTAGTAGGTAAGGAGGTAGtttctaatatatataatatctgCTATAGGCGGCTAATTTAGAACCtaggtttttattttattttattttattttattttattttattttattttattttattttattttattttatttttattttattttattttattttattttattttattttattttattttattttattttattttatttttattttattttattttattttattttattttattttattttattttatttttattttattttattttattttatttttattttattttattttattttatttttattttattttattttattttattttattttattttattttattttattttattttattttattttattttattttattttattttattttattttattttattttattttattttattttattttattttattttattttattttattttattttatttttattttattttatttttattttattttattttattttattttattttatttttattttattttattttatttttatttttattttattttattttattttattttattttattttattttattttattttatttttattttattttattttattttattttattttattttattttattttattttattttattttattttattttattttattttattttatttttattttatttttattttatttttattttattttatttttattttatttttattttattttatttttattttattttattttattttattttattttattttattttattttattttattttattttattttattttatttttaataaatcttagctttattttaaacTTTAGAATTAATAGTTGATTATAGAGTAATAATAATGCCAGCCTAGCCTGACTTGACTATATTGACcatgtttttttcttctttatttGCCAACCGAGTTGCCCTTTTAATAGCAATCCAACGACGATCCAAAGCCAGGGAATGCACTCCTTTGTCTCATCTCCCTGCCAGAACATGTATGTTATTGATCACTCCTCCCTCTCTACTCCCCGCACATATGATCCTCCCCATCCTCCTCAATCGAAAGATCCCTGTCGTTCACGCGCCGTTGTGTCTCACCGCCTGCATCTAGGCCCAGGCCCTTCAAGATCTGACTTGCTTACAAGTTACCTGCCATGTTGGGTGGTCTTTGCTTTCTGTTTTGTTTCCGACCAAGATCGGATTTAACTGAGGCTGAGTTCTGTTGCTGACTGGCGTTTGACGCACGAGATGCAATATCACAAGTGATTTGTTTGTTGGTGCCCGGTGAGTTTTGTGTAACCAACCACCGTGATGGGCAACTCAAGCCTAGACGTTACACTCATTGACCGCTACAAGCTCGTCGAATACCGTTACACTGGTAGTCGTTACGATGCATCGGTTCAACGGCAAACTCCTCAATCCAAGCATGATTCAATACCCAGCCCAAGGATCGCCACAACTGCAACAGCTTGAATTGTAAAGTTATCAAGTCAAAAGGTGGAGAGTCACTGTCTAGGCCCCGCATAGGGTCACATTGACACTGCCGCTACTCTTGACTCCAACTCCAAATCTTTGTCAACGTGCACCACCTTCAGCCAATCTCTGGGCATCGCGATACCTGATCAGCAGGGGTTGTCGGCTGATGGTAAGCCAAGAGTAATGTTTCTTGAAAGCCTGAACTTAATTTCAACATCGAGTTTCATGGTCGCCTAGTTCCATGGCTCTTTTGCTGTTTCAAACGATCGGGCGCTAGGAATGAACAGTGTCTCATTCAACTGTTTAGTTTCGATCGCCCAATCCATCAAGGTTTTGTTTGAAGCTATTCCCAGTTATACCTCCCCACTGTAGTAATACTACCTAATGAGTCGGCACTTGTATTTTCCCACCCAGACCTGTTGTTGACATGATTCTTGGTGCGGGGTCCTCATCAAAATCGCTTAGTACTAAGTTACTTGCTATGTTCTATATCACAGCGGATTTGTTCTGTCTTTGGCCAAACGCTACATTGACGTCCGTGTATATGTATAACAACCTGATGAACCTCTTTTCGCTACTAGACCGAGGACAGAACCCACTCTGCGCATTTACTTCAAGCTTGACATACTTGTACTCTGTTTTTGGAGTCAGGGTCTATCACCGCAGTGGTCGTTAACAATCTCACAAAGGGAAACACAAACTAGGCAAAGCCATCATCGCAAACCAACACTACAAGACATGGCAACACCTTCACCAAGCACAAAGTTTCACATGTCTTTGTACGCCAAATGCACCCTACATGTTACATCCGCTAGCCTGTGTTCATTCAACCACCTCTGCGGATCAGACACGTGTTGCGCCACTAGCTGTCACTGGATGAGGTTTTGCACAACTCAAGGCTATAACTTCAACGTTGAGGGGAAAGAGATAACGATATTACGACTGTACAGGGACCACTACTCTCTGCAACATATAACTAACGATGGTGAAAGGGATTTGTGGTGAGTTCAAAGGGCGATGCCGATTCAAGAACAACTCTCAATATAAGAGTGCATTATTTGATGTATGAAGAAAAAGGTATTTCGCCATTCAAAGGTGTTTGATGGCATAAAATAATCAGAAGTATAACATACTCGAGTCAtcaatattaataagttctCTTTCTGTGTATACCATTTAATACAATGCATGTAGTCTCATCGTGACGTCCAACCTGTAACCTCTATAATCGGTTGGCAATCTCCTCCAGCAGCTGAAGCTCCTCCTGCATAAGGAAGAGACCATGAGGCAAAGCAAGTACACCACCGGGCTTGAGGATGATCTCCTTGCCGTCATGTCTCTCGTGCCTATCGGAATCACTTCCATCATCTGGCACCACTTCACTTGAATTGCCCTTTTCAACATCTGTCgctttctccctctctcctTCGGTCCTCTCAGCGCGTAGGTTCTCAGGTGTCCACCAATAGACAGGGTACGCGCGCTGGATATTGTTCACGAGGAGTGCCACTCCAAACATGATTGTACAGTTGAAGAGCACCACAGGGATGAAGAACCAGCCCAGCTGAAGAAGTCGGTCATCAACTACGGCGAGAAGGCCCGTTGCACCGGCGGGCGGGTGTATCGTTTTCGTAAGAGCCATGACGGACGTCACCGTCGCGCAGGAGATGGCGCCACCTAGCCATTGAATGGAGGAGAAGCTGTCACTGAGAAGGAAGAGCTTTCCAATGCTGACGCCGATGACGGCGGCGATGAGTTGACCGCCGAAGAAATTGCGCGGTTGCGCGAGGGGAGACTCAATAGCGTAGAACTCAAGAACAGCGCCCGCACCCTGGAATTGTTAGCACATCATATCAAGGATTTGATCTTGTTTCATTGGGAGAACATACAAAAGATCCGACAATAATTGGAGCGCCTCTCTCAACAAATGAAGGAATACGCTCCGAAGCCAATTCAATAACCGACAATGCGATAAAAATGCCAATGAATGCCCATATCACTGGAAGAATAGTTCCAATGCTACTGGGTTGTTGGTGACGGTATCCAAAAATGTAAGCGATGGGATATGGGAGGTGTTTCCATGGCGGCGGTGGAATGAAGGGATTGATGAACCTATCAATATCGAAGGCCCATTTCTTCGGGTTCGGAGACGGCATCGAGATAAAATGGGGTGACCTGATGTGATGGGGTTGTAAAATCCGGGGTACAGTAAATGCAGATGAGATCAAGCGATGCAACCAGCCAGAGTCGATGGATGCAAAATGTGAGATGGTTGGAGAAACTGGAAAGTCAATGAATAAAGATGGCGTCAGAAGGCGTTAGATGACACAACgaaatttttaattaagctgGAACCTCTTCTAACGTGGAGTTAATCTCGGCTGGCGATGGCTTCAAAACTCCAAACAGAACAAACCAAGGCTTCCATAAAACATAAAACGACAGCGCCTCTAGTCCTTATACCAAGTACGTTAGCCCGCGGAGATGATCCATTAATGCGAATCCATCTGAAAGAGCATGACACCAAGGAACACCACAAGCAAAGCCGATTCACCCGATCAAGAGAAAATGGGAGACTTCTATTGGCATCAGACCAGGAACCATGACGGCTAACAGTGGAACGTTCCCCATTATTTCCACTTTCGGAAACCGGAGAAATGGAGCGCCGGGGTTTGTTCGGTATGGTGGATTTACAATGACATAACAGCAAAGAGctcctcttttttcttttccaccTAAGTTGTCTTCTTTTTACTCTCACCGGCCCGAAACGACATTGCTATACGGAATTGCTTACTCATTCTCGGCATCCCCGATATTCACGGGCAGGCAAAAACTAACCCTACAAGATAATTTCGGCATCGCGAAGTTTGGAAAATGCTTCAATCCAACCCTCTGATGGATCTCGTTCCTCCTTGAAGCCTGCGTTTCGCAACCTCTCCGCACTCAATTGTCGATCAAACGTTAACCACCAGCCTACATTATCGAGTTGTTTCCTTCCTGCTCCGACACCCGCCGTTTTACCATACTCTCCCAGGAGATGGCCATGGGTCTCGATGTATTCACTCGGTCGTTGACCCTCGGCATTCCCCGGTGCGACACCGACAAGTCCAAAAAACGACGCGATGCGAGGCCACGCTTCCGCGAAAGTGGTCGGTTCCGCACGATCAAGCATATTGATGATTTTGCCCCCACACGACGATGGATTGAGTGCTGCGTGAATTGCGACACGACCGAGGATACAAGACGATACGGACGTGAAGCGCGCATGGTAGGCTTCCTTGTTCCCCGGAAACATCACCTCTGCGCCTTCGCCGTTGTTCTTTGCATACAAGGAAAGATACTGCGCCCAGTGCAAGGCGAGAGAGTAATTTGAGCCAATCGCACTGAAGCCTACGACCACGTCGGGACAGACCTCTGTCCACGTCCATTCGCGACCGGCTGAAGCATCAGTGAGAATGCTACGAAACCACGGGTAAGCAACCGTCTTTGCATAATCCTCTGGTATAGTATCGGCCATGGATTCGTCAAGAGGAGGTGTGAAGATGCCACCCGGAATGTAAATGCCGTATCCCTGCGGGAGTCAGTGGTTGTACGGAACGTGAGTGTGAGGCATATGTAGACCTACCCTTGTGCCACCAGAGTAAACGAAGGACTTCAAACTGGGAGAGAGTGCGTTGAGTGCAGTTGCGACATTGCGCATCATGTCGCAATTGATCTTGCATTCCTCTTGGTGGTCCTCATCATGCGGCGCAAACACTGTCGCTGTTAGCAGGGGTCATTGTGCTTCTGTGCAATGCTCACCAAAGTAAAAGACGTGGGTGATCTTCTCGATCCCAGCCACGTTATCCCTCAATTGTTCCTTCAATTCACCACTTTTGAGATCTACACCTGACACGAGTTGAAGCTCTGGTCTTTCACTAGACTCTGTGGGCCAGAATGTTCTCTCTGCGTCCAAGGGTCGATTGCTCACAGCTGTGACGCTTGTAAAAGTGGTGGGTGCAGGGTAGTTTGAGAGGAGTTGATTGACGGCGGCCCAGCCGATGAGGCCTGTTGCGCCAAAAACGACAGCGTGGTTTTGAGGAGTAGACATGGTCAATTGTGAGTATTGTTGTCATACAAGGTGGTGTCTGGTTGGGGCATCTGTCTTGATATTTATTTGAGCGTTGCTCTCATACTGGAGTGTTCTCATCATGgctcatccatttccactaCCCAAAACGGCTCGCCGAACACGGCCTGACTCGTTTAGTATGCCTAGTGTCCCAGAACTTGACTAATAATTAAGAGCTGTGCTAGTCGCATACAACAACATTGCTAATTGCATGTAAGTCTAAGGATTTTTTTGCTCAACAATGCAGATTATTCTAACTTTTCTCTCTTATATAAATtagtatatacttaatagtattaatttaataatattaagaggaattataataaaagcctaGCCTTTCTATAGCTCTTCTATCTTGACCCTCTATAGCTTTAATCGTGACCCTCTGTAGCCACTTTCTTGACCCTCTGTAGCTTCTATCTTAACCCTCTGTAGCTTTAATTTCACGCGTTAATGTGACGAAGATGGCTTAATGCGGTCACGTGTAGTCATGTGCGGCTTTTATAAGCGTCACGTGTGCGATTATGTAAGTGAACAGTGGGCCTTTTGTGTGCGATTAGCACAGCTCATAATCAATTGACCTTCCGTGTCGGACAAGGCATTAAAATGAATAATAACATAAATTGACTAGACTCAAAATACTAGATCTCGCTCAGCTAAGAGGTAAACAGTAACCGACTCAAATAACTACAGCATATAAATCATCGCAGCCACAGATAGAACAAGGCCAACAACGTTGTTTCCAATCTTCACTCCGGCAGAATCGTCTTCCTTGCCATTCCCGCTACCGCCAGTCCTCGACTCAGAAGACCAATCACTTTCATTCCACTTCTCAAATGTCAGTCCAGGATCAAGTCTCGGCTTCAAATCAAAGTCAGCAGCGGTAGCCTTTCGTGAACTTGTGGTTCCGTTCCAGCAATGCTTATTGAAACACTCATCACATTGCTTGGGCAGGTCAATATCAACCCTTCGCAAGGAACCCTTGATAGCAGCACATGCCAGACATGCGGGCCAATTCTCATCTACACTTCCGTTACCGTATGTGGCAACCTGGAAAGCGTTATCGAAAGCAATGTCCAGTTGGTTCGTGGTGAACTCTGCTTGCATATAAGAGTAGTTGGTGTAGCCCGTCCACGGTGCATTAGGAagccagagaagaagaggtgtCTCTTTGCTGGCATTGCATCCGAAGAATGTGGGCTGAAAAGAGAGGTTCTGAGCAACGATTGTGTTCACATCGGGAATTTCAGGGAACGGAATGTTGCCTTGAGAAGCGGCGATGGCCGTGTCTATGATGTTGTTAGTGTCAATCTTCCAAAAGTTTGGGCGACATACGTCTCAGGTTTGTTCCATTGACCCATCCGTTTGGCGCGTCAGATGTTGCTTCATACACAATTATCAAATCGAGTTTTCGTTCAGGAATGATCAAAGGGCGGAGAGGATTCGTGTCTAGGGA carries:
- a CDS encoding hypothetical protein (TransMembrane:5 (o47-70i82-100o112-130i137-159o179-201i)~BUSCO:42732at5125), translating into MPSPNPKKWAFDIDRFINPFIPPPPWKHLPYPIAYIFGYRHQQPSSIGTILPVIWAFIGIFIALSVIELASERIPSFVERGAPIIVGSFGAGAVLEFYAIESPLAQPRNFFGGQLIAAVIGVSIGKLFLLSDSFSSIQWLGGAISCATVTSVMALTKTIHPPAGATGLLAVVDDRLLQLGWFFIPVVLFNCTIMFGVALLVNNIQRAYPVYWWTPENLRAERTEGEREKATDVEKGNSSEVVPDDGSDSDRHERHDGKEIILKPGGVLALPHGLFLMQEELQLLEEIANRL
- a CDS encoding hypothetical protein (TransMembrane:13 (o36-53i65-86o98-118i130-150o170-190i202-226o232-252i273-290o296-315i327-346o352-373i385-410o416-438i)~BUSCO:7997at5125), with the translated sequence MSSSPTTTAVAATSAHPQGGIIEGLNPITYNPKDPITLFIVQAFIIIIFCRLLQWPLSKFGQPRVIAEVIGGIVLGPSVMMRIPGFKENIFPTESMPVLANVATIGLLLFLFLVGLEVDTRMFKSNWRVAASVGLASMVLPFGLGVAVAWGLYEEYGDEGTMKDLEFGTFALFIGTALAITAFPVLCRILSELQLLSTSVGVTVLAAGIGNDVVGWVLLALSVALVNNANGLTALYVFLTAVAWVLFLVYAVRPVFLWVLRRTDSIQNGPSQGITTLTLLLVLASSWFTAAIGVHAIFGAFLIGLICPHDGGFAIKLTEKIEDLVGSILLPLYFALSGLNTNLGLLDDGTTWGYVVAIIACAFFGKIIAGTLAARLTKCLWRESFTIGALMSCKGLVELIVLNIGLQAGILSPRTFTMFVVMAVVTTVTTSPLTRWLYPLSYRLKVEKWRRGEIDWDGNPLQTEAQSSEHKMEEALDKSQTNRLVLHLRLDALPGLFNLVSLLGGSRKQTPPAITPATNGDNTDATPAEEKTQVIPSRPFEVRGVRLMELTDRTSSVMQSAELDEFASRDAVFSAFQTFSRLNGVAVAGQVSIIPTNAYAETIVKYAEEARSDFMIIPWSTYGGIAEESSTAALTETGNINDRFFSRTYIDYVQNAIERSSCTTGIFINRIPHDALTRKPTLTRTRTGLSIHSAHDGAVVQRPVDQRQIIFVPFIGGKDDRAALLFALQLAHNPHVSIHVVHLHFSEDDHETLNASPDSDPSTGNDLGKNAVGFPSASDMDLLNTAKNNAAGKLEGRVTFVEIPVDSVRNLPDLAVAHSRELVGKSRFSVGDLIIVGRSHPLFDNLLVEDFGVERDFQRTVGVLGDRFARAGVDAGLLVIDDKQAKV